In Aedes albopictus strain Foshan chromosome 3, AalbF5, whole genome shotgun sequence, the genomic window aaattctcccagaagttcctcgggaattcctccaggagtttcttgggaattcattctagagttccaagggaatttcttcagaagtttctccagaattattttggtagttactcgggaattcctccaggagttcctcgggaattcattctacAGTTCCGTTAAtgtattcctcgggaatttctactggaatttttgGGATACCTCCAGTtactcgggagttcttccagagttcatcgggaatttcatcagggttcctctggaattcattctgatggagtttcaaaagagtttctccggaagttcctcagaaattactgcagaagttctttgagaattccttgaggtgttccttgagaattcttttaagagttcctcgggagaccctccaggagttcctcgaaaattcttccaggagttccccgggaaattctacataaattccccggagttttctccagaatttcctcgagaattcctccaggagtttgccatcaacattttcaggaatttcccaggaattccttgagaattcctctatgagatcCTCTAGAATTCCCATAGGAGTTGCTAGAAAATTGCTCCATGTAGGTATTCctcggaatttttgaagaagtttctcaggagttcctcctggagttcaacggaatttttttccaggagtttttttgagatttctctagaagttcctcgtaaattcttcaagggattcccgagtatgcctctaggaatttcggaaattcctccaggagtttcttaattctcaaaggagttttttcgggaatatatctaggaattccttggaaattcctccagaagagttcatcgagaatcccaatagcattttctcggaaattctttcacatttttttgggaaatgtATCAGGAGAGAAATTCACCTGGATATTCCTATGAAGACCTCCAGGAAATCGTATagggaattcccaggaaactccttggagtaggttttctggggaccaagaggaattcccgagaaactgccggaaaagaacttcgagaaactatgaagaactgctcaaggaattcttggagggattcccgagaaactttttaaggaattcatgaagggattcccgatgagattctggcgaaattcccgataaactactaaaaaaatcccgaggaacaccgataggaattcccaaggaacttctgtaaaaattgctgatgatttcctggaggatctccaaggatctcctggatatattctcgagaaactccttcttcttctggaagagttcccgaggctctcctggtggaattcctaaagagctcctagaggaatcctcgatgaactcctagagaatttcccgaagaactcgtgaagaaatttcctaagagctccttgaggaattcccgaagaattcctggaggaattcccgagaaagtcctgaaagaattccagagaaactcctagaggagttctctagaaattcctgggggaattcctgaggatttcctggaggaattcctgaggatttcctggaggaattcctgaggatctttgGGGAAACTCCCAAGGATCTCCAGGGCAGGAGGATTTGCTGAtgatcttctgcaggaattccggaagaactcctggggtctTCTGAAGGTATTCGCGAGGACTTTCTGGGGGAACTTCCGAGGAATTCAcgaagatgttcctggagaaattcccgttttttttttgtggaactcatggaaaaaaattggaggtttaggaattttcgggaaaaccCCTTAAAATTGCCATGGTATTTCTGGAGAACCATGCATTATTGTTGGATGACCTCATGGTTTATTCCTTCATATAAAGCCAAGTGAGAACATagcataaattttgatttttaacatcAATTTTATACTAAAGCCACAATATGGGGTGTGAAGACATTTCAGCGTGCCTTGTAAAGACATTTGAAattttcacctggcatccctggttgTTAGGTACCGGTACCGTACCCATGGATTTAACCTAAAATCCTTATTAAATCACTGACAATTTTATCAAGTTTGGATCTTAGCAATCCCGTcataatttgtcaagaaattcaacCCAGAATTCTTTTGGTATCTGCTTCATTTCTTCTATAAATTGTACAATAAATTTCACTGTAAAATctttagaaatatttccagaattttcttcaaattcAAATCTTTAGTATCACTGGATCTCATGCTCTCGTCATTCTACTTGCTCGCCAATAGCATTTAAATATGCCTTCGATCGAAGGACAATCGCAGATATTAGTTTAGATTTAGTGGTATAGGAGgctatcggtgaagtactagtttGAAagaagtgagctggatttttgtatggtgagatgatcaattctccatttctgtaatgaaattgtgcaaacagcgtgggtattacgattaatttggtgctgtttgagcaaaagtttggggaaCTGTGTTGTTGTACTGTATTTTTTCTTGCAACATCAACAACACATTTACCCAAacctttgctcaaacagcatcaaattaggcaagaaatcataacacCCACGCTCCATctaaccatacaaaaatccagctcaataCTTTTAATTAACGATTGCTTCCACAATAACCAACACGTGTCGTCTTtgtaatgtaattttaagtgtaaatattgtaccacagagaacagacatccaagtctagTTCCgaagctttgtaaggaatttaacggccatttcaaatcggcaacacaagtggcaataccgtggcgctgcaatcggttaatttctcatactaattaaattcaccacttgaaatgtttcaattcaccactgactgtggcaatatggtgtttggcggcgttagtgttgtcatcgtatactggttggcaaccttactcaagtgaagattcaaatccttacacaactttctgattgaaatttgttctagcctggatgtctgttctctgtgattgtacatattgatttattttagacCGAAGTCGATATGTGAAATTAAATATCTCCAGCAAAAGTTCGCCGAAGTAAAAACGTCGGCATTCTAATTGAAGCGTCGCCGACACAGCCAATTCTTATCCGTCGGCGAACCCCAAATTAGAATGCCGACGCCGAACTTCGCCGAAGTTTTGACTTCCGAAGTTCCAACTTTCTCTCGCATTATCAATAAAGTTACGCTTTAATCCGTTATTCACTACACctgagcacagagaacagacatcgaaGCTAGAAGAAATTTTCTCTCGAAATCTGTGTTAGAACTCGAATGTTTTTAGCGTTGACAATACTAGCGCCACCATACAGCAAGTTGCCACAATCAGTGGTGAGTAAACATATCTAGATAAGTTCCATATTCACCACTGACACTGGCATGGGAACTTTGCGATAGTAGCGCCGCCACGACATTGCCACttatgttgccatttcaaatgaccgttgaaTTTCTTGCACAGTTTCAGAATTTGACATGGATATCTGTTCTCCGTGACCTGGAAGTTTCAAGTAATGTCTCCTGGCCACCCCGAACTCCAAGTCGTAGTCGTAGCTTCGTAACAATGTTATATTTAGAATACTGTTTGAATGGATTCGGAATTATTTTCAACTACGATCAAACTCTGTTTCCAGATCCCAAAACGGCTGATGTTGGCGCTGTCTCTGCTGAAGAAAGAACTTGAGTTGTCTAAGCTGCAGGCAAAAATCGGTCGAGAAGTAGAAGAAAAGGTCAAACAGCAGCACCGCAAATACATTCTGCAGGAGCAGCTGAAAGTCATCAAAAAGGAACTTGGTATCGAAAAGGAAGACAAGGACGCCATTGGTGAGAAGTATCGTGAGCGAATCAAGGACAAGGTTGTTCCGAAAGCCGTAGCCGATGTTATCGAAGAGGAGTTGAACAAGCTCAACTTCCTGGAGAGCCACAGCTCGGAGTTCAAGTAAGTTGTGGTATGCTTTGGTTAGTTATGGTTTTAAAGTAATAACTGTTCCTTTCTCAGTGTAACCCGGAATTACCTCGACTGGCTGACGACTTTGCCATGGGGTGTAATGAGCGAAGAGAATCTTGACATTGATCGCGCCACGGAAATCCTCGATTCCGATCACTATGGAATGGAGGATATCAAGAAGCGCATTCTGGAGTTCATTGCCGTGAGTCAACTCAAGGGGACAACTCAGGGAAAAATTCTGTGCTTCTATGGACCACCGGGTGTCGGTAAGACGAGTATTGCGCGTTCGATTGCACGTGCCTTGAACAGAGAGTACTTCCGGTTTAGTGTTGGTGGAATGACCGACGTCGCTGAAATCAAAGGCCACCGGAGGACGTACGTGGGGGCTATGCCAGGAAAGCTGATTCAGTGCCTGAAGAAAACGAAAACGGAAAATCCGCTCGTTTTAATCGACGAGGTTGACAAGATTGGCAAGTAAGTTGGTCACCAATCTGGGTAATTTGCTAAATTCCTAAAGTTCTATTTTCTTCCAGGGGTTATCAGGGTGATCCAAGCTCAGCGCTTTTGGAACTTTTGGATCCGGAGCAGAACGTTAACTTCCTTGACCACTACCTCGATGTTCCAGTTGACTTATCCAAAGTGTTGTTCATTTGCACTGCCAACGTTATTGAAACCATTCCAGAGCCGCTGCGCGATCGAATGGAAATGATCGATATGTCAGGTATGTGCTATGCCCTCTGTCATAATCCATGGTGTTAGCGAAACAAATTGGCTGGCTCGGCTGCAAATAGAACACCGGCTCTAGCGCAATGTTAAACAGTAGGCGCGAAAGTCAATCTACTTTCTCGTAGCCCCCGttgagattcgaacgaactagagTTTTTGTTCGAAATTttcacgcagttttgcacaccatttTATCGTTGCTTTTATGAATCTTATTACACAGCTTCAAGagaaagccattttcgtccataAACTTCCATAACTTTTGCGGTATGTTATGTTGTATACAGCATTGAAATCGATGAAGAGTTTATGCGTGGGAATCAATCTGATATTtacggaatttcttgagggttTCTCGTAAGATCTGATCCATTGTAGATCGGCcatcgataaagccggcttgataactttcaaAGAATTTATTCGCTAATAGGTTCTAGAAATCTGACTAACATTACAGACACATGATTAACATTTCCGGATCATTTTGATGAGGTCTGcattaccatccttaccagctgccttATTGTTTTCGCGCTGTTGAATGGCATCCGTAACTTCACTCAGCGAGGGAGTTGTTTGGCTCCCATCATCCGCCGTGCTGAAATAATAATTTCTCCCACTGTCTTGATCCTCATTGCTTACGTTTCCCGGTACACTTCAGGTGTTCGTTGAAGtactgcttctacctttcgatcatTTGACGTTGGTCCGTTCAAGAATCCGTTCTTGTCCCTATACATTTAGACTCCTTCGAAATCCATCTGCATTCCTCGTCGACCCATTAATTACATGTATCTCGAGATGCTGCGTGTATGCTTAGGTGACATCGGGTGGCTTCAGTCACCTTATCGCCGTGTGGATACAACAATAACATATGTAGTTTGGACCGTTACTAACTTCGCTTACCTTTCGTTACAGGTTACGTAGCCGAAGAGAAGGTAGCCATCGCCAAGCAATACCTCATCCCGCAAGCGAAAAAGAATTGCGGTCTCGAGGACAAGCACATCAACATTACCGACGAAGCCCTGAACGTGCTGATTCGCTCCTACTGCCGAGAGTCCGGTGTGCGGAATCTACAAAAACAGATCGAAAAAGTTGTTCGCAAGGTTACATTTAAAATTGTTCGAAAAGAAGTCGAATCTGCCGAGGTCACCGGAGAAAATCTCACCGAGCTGCTGGGAAAACCGATATTCACCCACGATCGAATGTACGATTCGACGCCACCGGGAGTGGTCATGGGCCTGGCGTGGACCGCCATGGGAGGTTCTGCCCTGTACATCGAAACTGCCAAACGAAAGCTGATCGAAGCCAAGGACAAAGTTGGAGATGGTTCGCTGGAGCTTACCGGTCATTTGGGTGATGTCATGAAAGAATCGGCGCGGATTGCACTTACTGTGGCGCGAAACTACATTAAACAGCATGATCAGAGTAATAATTTCCTGGAATCTAGTCATATTCACTTGCACGTTCCGGAGGGAGCTACGCCCAAGGATGGTCCCAGTGCCGGTGTTACGATAGTTACCGCGTTATTATCCCTCGCTAAGGGTACTCCTATCCGGCAGAACGTTGCCATGACCGGGGAAGTATCGCTTATGGGTAAGGTTCTACCGGTTGGAGGC contains:
- the LOC109399481 gene encoding lon protease homolog, mitochondrial isoform X1, translated to MNQLLCRISRPTAKVLVRHVKSHSSVNVLRQIGSNATTTGVTVGRSERALVDRARGMLTRNCWNSVPMQSALRSVTVLSSRTFCSKRDPDEDEAGTDPEPVQFSSQLPATVAIPEVWPHLPVIATKRNPVFPRFMKILEVTNPMLIDLIRRKVKLNQPYAGIFLKKDDENPNEVVDNLTEIYNVGTFAQIQEMQDLGDKLRLVVTAHRRIKIVGQLYEDLDASLEGKQMTIKYPFFKTQINVSVDESDAEKRRRKHKNRNKKVIRNTNNDSTVDGEPVEEPPKRRLLKDGEQQPVLMVEVENVKHESFKHTEEVKALTQEVIKTIRDIITMNPLYRESLQQMLNQNQRVVDNPVYLCDLGASLSAADPPELQDILEEMDIPKRLMLALSLLKKELELSKLQAKIGREVEEKVKQQHRKYILQEQLKVIKKELGIEKEDKDAIGEKYRERIKDKVVPKAVADVIEEELNKLNFLESHSSEFNVTRNYLDWLTTLPWGVMSEENLDIDRATEILDSDHYGMEDIKKRILEFIAVSQLKGTTQGKILCFYGPPGVGKTSIARSIARALNREYFRFSVGGMTDVAEIKGHRRTYVGAMPGKLIQCLKKTKTENPLVLIDEVDKIGKGYQGDPSSALLELLDPEQNVNFLDHYLDVPVDLSKVLFICTANVIETIPEPLRDRMEMIDMSGYVAEEKVAIAKQYLIPQAKKNCGLEDKHINITDEALNVLIRSYCRESGVRNLQKQIEKVVRKVTFKIVRKEVESAEVTGENLTELLGKPIFTHDRMYDSTPPGVVMGLAWTAMGGSALYIETAKRKLIEAKDKVGDGSLELTGHLGDVMKESARIALTVARNYIKQHDQSNNFLESSHIHLHVPEGATPKDGPSAGVTIVTALLSLAKGTPIRQNVAMTGEVSLMGKVLPVGGIKEKTIAAKRSGVDCIILPEENKKDYTDLPTYITDGLEVHFVDHYSDVYKIVFAEGGK
- the LOC109399481 gene encoding lon protease homolog, mitochondrial isoform X2, encoding MNQLLCRISRPTAKVLVRHVKSHSSVNVLRQIGSNATTTGVTVGRSERALVDRARGMLTRNCWNSVPMQSALRSVTVLSSRTFCSKRDPDEDEAGTDPEPVQFSSQLPATVAIPEVWPHLPVIATKRNPVFPRFMKILEVTNPMLIDLIRRKVKLNQPYAGIFLKKDDENPNEVVDNLTEIYNVGTFAQIQEMQDLGDKLRLVVTAHRRIKIVGQLYEDLDASLEGKLDESDAEKRRRKHKNRNKKVIRNTNNDSTVDGEPVEEPPKRRLLKDGEQQPVLMVEVENVKHESFKHTEEVKALTQEVIKTIRDIITMNPLYRESLQQMLNQNQRVVDNPVYLCDLGASLSAADPPELQDILEEMDIPKRLMLALSLLKKELELSKLQAKIGREVEEKVKQQHRKYILQEQLKVIKKELGIEKEDKDAIGEKYRERIKDKVVPKAVADVIEEELNKLNFLESHSSEFNVTRNYLDWLTTLPWGVMSEENLDIDRATEILDSDHYGMEDIKKRILEFIAVSQLKGTTQGKILCFYGPPGVGKTSIARSIARALNREYFRFSVGGMTDVAEIKGHRRTYVGAMPGKLIQCLKKTKTENPLVLIDEVDKIGKGYQGDPSSALLELLDPEQNVNFLDHYLDVPVDLSKVLFICTANVIETIPEPLRDRMEMIDMSGYVAEEKVAIAKQYLIPQAKKNCGLEDKHINITDEALNVLIRSYCRESGVRNLQKQIEKVVRKVTFKIVRKEVESAEVTGENLTELLGKPIFTHDRMYDSTPPGVVMGLAWTAMGGSALYIETAKRKLIEAKDKVGDGSLELTGHLGDVMKESARIALTVARNYIKQHDQSNNFLESSHIHLHVPEGATPKDGPSAGVTIVTALLSLAKGTPIRQNVAMTGEVSLMGKVLPVGGIKEKTIAAKRSGVDCIILPEENKKDYTDLPTYITDGLEVHFVDHYSDVYKIVFAEGGK